One Temnothorax longispinosus isolate EJ_2023e chromosome 8, Tlon_JGU_v1, whole genome shotgun sequence genomic region harbors:
- the LOC139817616 gene encoding uncharacterized protein, with translation MMVCGNRVMNGVVLLIALVLLNVLYATDAQAYKKSHIRMQKLCSRKLSDALYIVCRERGYNEPFSYSNEERRADRGPGLVEECCYHQCTYEQLEQYCKPLPEETQVDSRDDVIDQSYIANLPHSTTKDLLEQHSQTELEYAGDAIKRKVDDLKRGRHRGKSGRNIDGECKGKADAKKRHRGRHCRCRRRRLECRRAGKVSRNNVKPLDNKFVTTLTTDEPTSFPSVS, from the exons ATGATGGTATGTGGCAATCGTGTGATGAACGGAGTGGTGCTTCTGATCGCGTTGGTTCTCCTGAATGTCCTGTACGCCACCGACGCTCAAGCCTACAAGAAGTCTCATATCCGGATGCAGAAGTTGTGCTCCAGAAAGCTGAGCGACGCCCTGTACATCGTGTGCCGGGAACGCGGCTACAATGAACCGTTTTCGTATAGTAACGAGGAGCGGAGGGCCGATCGCGGCCCGGGACTCGTCGAGGAGTGCTGTTATCATCAGTGCACCTACGAGCAGCTCGAACAATACTGCAAGCCCCTTCCCGAGGAGACGCAGGTCGACTCGAGGGACGACGTTAT AGATCAGTCGTACATAGCGAATCTACCTCATTCGACGACAAAAGATCTGCTGGAGCAGCATTCGCAAACGGAGTTGGAGTACGCCGGCGATGCGATAAAACGTAAGGTCGATGATTTGAAAAGGGGACGCCATAGGGGGAAAAGTGGTCGCAATATTGATGGTGAATGCAAGGGGAAGGCTGATGCGAAAAAGCGACACCGCGGCAGGCACTGTAGATGCCGGCGTCGGCGTCTGGAGTGTCGCCGAGCTGGCAAG GTTTCACGCAACAACGTTAAGCCTCTAGACAACAAATTTGTAACGACATTGACGACTGACGAACCTACGTCGTTTCCTTCTGTATCGTAA
- the LOC139817615 gene encoding uncharacterized protein produces the protein MRLHQSCAHRIALILAILTVTCEISWASKQCKSVVMDVQVKKCRLGAERAKRGLERFDMQKYDEKYEAKRQEGPDYSKMKDSATHGVPQKRQLSAGQISGITLPIVAEAINGAARARVYATSGTEYSDPRPSLLGSTLGWPREYYFAPPYPLGRGVVPVRAPALNDGLDLNDEELDELYNDIYERLPRAPKDEAWKVFLETASKCCQNVDRCLKETMYVPCLESQMS, from the exons ATGCGTCTCCATCAGTCTTGCGCACACAGGATCGCGCTGATTTTGGCGATATTGACGGTAACATGTGAGATCTCATGGGCCAGTAAGCAGTGCAAGTCGGTCGTGATGGACGTGCAGGTGAAGAAGTGTAGACTCGGTGCTGAGAGAGCCAAGAGAGGCCTGGAGAGGTTTGATATGCAGAAGTATGATGAGAAGTACGAAGCGAAGAGACAGGAAGGGCCCG ACTATTCAAAGATGAAAGATTCAGCAACGCACGGCGTTCCACAGAAAAGGCAGCTATCGGCCGGACAAATCAGCGGTATCACCTTGCCGATTGTCGCGGAAGCTATAAACGGCGCTGCCCGAGCCCGGGTGTACGCCACGTCCGGGACAGAATACTCAGACCCTAGGCCGAGTTTATTAGGATCTACTCTCGGTTGGCCGAGAGAATATTATTTCGCGCCTCCTTATCCGCTCGGCAGGGGTGTCGTACCCGTCCGCGCTCCG GCCTTAAACGACGGTCTCGATTTAAACGACGAAGAACTGGACGAACTGTACAATGATATCTACGAAAGGCTACCGAGAGCTCCGAAAGACGAAGCTTGGAAAGTTTTCTTAGAAACAGCATCAAAGTGCTGTCAAAATGTTGACCGGTGCCTTAAGGAAACGATGTACGTACCTTGCCTAGAAAGTCAGATGTCTTAA